A segment of the Triticum urartu cultivar G1812 chromosome 1, Tu2.1, whole genome shotgun sequence genome:
TAGCGCCCATTGCCGCACCGGAAAGGAAGAACCCTCGCCGCCGTTCAGGCAGGTGGCGCCCCGCTACAGAAGCGAACACCGTGCCGAGAGCTATGGAGTGCACAGTGATGTACCCAAGGATCGCGAGCACATGAGCAGACGAGAGCAGAGCGAGGAGGTTGATGATCGCCGCAGCGTCGTGCCTGGTCAGGTCGAGCAGCCTGAGCTCACCGCCCCCGGGCGAGGCAGGCTTCGGCGAGGAGGTCTCGTTGTGGATGGCAAGGAGGAAGGGGGAAGCGGATGAGGGGAGCAGCTGGGAGAGGGGTACGGGGTAGGGTTTGGGGGTGGAGAAGGAGGTGAAGAAGATGTTGTGGTAGGAGGCGTTGCGTCGGCTGGAGGGGGCGGACGAGACCGGGTCGAAGGGTCCGACGAGGAAGTCGTCGTCGGAGAGGGAGGACGAGGTGGAAGTGAAGGGGGACCGGCGGCGGGGGAGGTGGTGCTGCGGAGCCGGTGGGGAGGGCTGGGCGGGAGGcgagaggcggagaaggagggAGCGGAGGGCGGGATCGCGGTCCGCGAAGGAGGAGAGGCGAAGCGTGCCAGCAAAGAGGGCTGAccggaagaggaggaggaggagcgctgCGAGGAGGAGCGGAGGGAGCGAGGCCGGGTGGAGGAGGTGCGCCGCCGCTCGGCGCAGGACGCGGCCACCCGTACGCGCGTCCAGGCTCGGTGCCGGTGGCGCGGGCGCGGCGGCTGCCGGCATGGCGGTGGGAGCGCTGGGCTGTGGGGATCGGCGAGGCGCGGCGAGGGCAAATGGGGAATCGAGGATGCCGGAGGTTGACGCGCGGGTGACGAAGGGAACTGGAGACACGGGCTAGGCTTGGGCTTGGGCCAGTCTGGATGCTTTGGTTGGGCTTGTAGGGCGGCATGTGGTTTTGGTTTGGGTTAGAGATTTCTTTCCATGTTTACTCACGCGTAACAGATAACTGCATGCCCGTTGAGTTGGGTACTGAGTACAATCCATTATAGCAGTGACAACTACTATTTCAGCCTTGGTTCTTTTCTGTGGGGAAAAAGCTCGAGAAATTTCATCGAGGCGTATGACAAGGCGATCGtatctctttatttattttttgcgGGTAACATTTTTTTTTATAATTGCAATTAAAGGTCTGTCGTGCTTGTTAAAAAACAGGAGCGTGAGAATTCTTCAAAATCTTTGAGGTCTCAAATTATGGCACCTATGAACCCCAGTCAATCATCTTCTTTTCGCAAATGACATCTTGTTCTTCTTAAAGGCAAATAGGGAGGGAGAGAGGAGCTTGGTGCAACTTTCTAACTATATTGTCGTGCATCTGGACGACACATTAATTTAGAAAATCTTCTATGTTTTTTGGTTGAGGATGTAAcgatattgtgaagaataatatCAAAGAGGCACTGAATGTGACAAATGAATCTCTAAATGATAAGTATTTGGGTATGCCATCAGATATTGGAAGAGCGAAAAATGGTGCCTTGAAATTTTTTATGGGTAGGATTTGGAAAAGAGTTCAAGGTTGGGTGAAACATACTCTAGCACAAGTAGAGAAAGGGGTATTAATACAATCTATTGTTCAGACAGTGCCTATTTACTCTACGACATGTTTTAAATTACCAAGAGGTTTATGCCATCACATTAATTCTCTTCTTGGATGTATTTGGTGGGGCGGTAAAAATGGCAAGAGAAAGATTGCATGGGTGTCATGGGAAGACATGATAACGCCAAAATATATGGGGAGCTAGCTAGGTTTGGGAGATATGGAATTGTTCAACCTTGCCTTGTTAGCCTGACAAGCATGACATTTGCTGCAGAACCTGACAACACTCAATTTTCAATTTTGAAGGTAGGATATTACCCAAACTATGATTTCCTGGATGTGGGATTGGGATCTTTCCATTCACAAATTTGGAGATCTAGCGTAGAACAACGTGATAACCTCACACAAGGCTTAATTAGAAGGATTGGGAATGAGGAAGGTACGCATATATATGGGAAAACAACTAGCTACCGAGAGATCACGCGCTTAGGCGGGTGATAGCCAAGTCAACAAACCTACCAATTATGGTGAATGAGCTAATTGACACTATGAGTGATTCATGGACCAAACATCTAGTAGAGGATTCATTTTATCATGTTGATGCATAAGTTATTCGATCTATATCATCGTTGAGTTCAACTAAACAAGACTTCCGGGCATGGCATTTTCGACGTAATAGTGTTTCATCGATTTGATCGACATATAAGATGCTTGAAGACATAAAGAAATGTAGGGAAGATTGGCTGGATGGGCgaccttcttcctcctcatcacGACAAACTGGACAACAATGGAAAAAGCTTTGGAATATGAAAGCATCGCGAAACATCCGCATCTTCGCATGGAGGTTATCAAAAAGTGATCTTCCCACCAGGAACGTTCTTCACCACCACCGCTTGGCACCGACAGCATCATGTAGTACCTGTGGTGTTTCAAATGACTCGTGGTAGCATTCTCTTGTAGACTGGTGTGTATGGGCGATGGCTCATGGCTGGCGAAGAGCTTGCTAAACATATGTGTTTGTCGGATCGTGGGTTCCgacaaacccttgaggttcgaacacgggggtgcgcacgaagatctctctcttCCTCACTCACTCTCGCAATGATCTCTAGGCCTAGCTCGCCAAACCCAACGAACAAgagacacgagagtttatactggttcgggccaccattgtggtgtaataccctactccagtgtggtgtggtggatgttggaaatatgccctagaggcaataataaattgattattattatatttccttgttcatgataatcgtttattatccatgctagaattgtattgataggaaacttagatacatgtgtggatacatagacaacaccatgtccctagtaagcctctagttgactagctcgttgatcaatagatggttacggtttcctgaccatggacattggatgtcgttgataacgggatcacatcattaggagaatgatgtgatggacaagacccaatcctaagcatagcactagatcgtgtagttcgtatgctaaagcttttctaatgtcaagtatcatttccttagaccatgagattgtgcaactcccggataccgtaggaatgctttgggtgtaccaaacgtcacaacgtaactgggtggctataaaggtgcactacaggtatctccgaaagtgtctgttgggttggcacgaatcgagactgggatttgtcactccgtgtgacggagaggtatctctgggcccactcggtaggacatcatcataatgtgcacaatgtgatcaaggagttgatcacgggatgatgtgttatggaacgagtaaagagacttgccggtaacgagattgaacaaaggtatcgggataccgacgatcgaatctcgggcaagtatcgtaccgatagacaaagggaattgtatacgggattgattaagtcctcgacatcgtggttcatccgatgagatcatcgtggaacatgtgggagccaacatgggtatccagatcccgctgctggttattgaccggagaacgtctcggtcatgtctgcatggttcccgaacccgtagggtctacacacttaaggttcgatgacgctagggttgtaaaggaagtttgtatgtggttaccgaatgttgttcggagtcccgaatgagatcccggacgtcacgaggagttccggaatggtccggaggtaaagatttatatatgggaagtcctgttttggtcatcggaagagtttcggggtttatcactaatgtaccgggaccaccgggagggtcccgggggtccaccaagtggggccaccaaccccggaggcttgcatgggccaagagtggtgagggaccagcccctgagtgggctggtgcgcctcccacaaggcccaaggggCAGCTAGGAGGAAAAAAGGAggaaaccctaggcttagatgggcctaaggcccaccctagggggcgcctccctctctcccctcttggccgccccttgtttcccatctagggctgccgccccccctaggggtgggaaccctagagggggcgcaccctcctccctctcccctatatatagtgaggcctagggctgcccataacacgcgattcgatctctcgttggtgcagccctgcatctcttcttcctcctcttctgtggtgcttggcgaagccctgcaggatagccacgCTCCGTCACCACCAACACGCTGTTGTGCTGCTGCttgatggagtcttcctcaacctctccctctctccttgctggatcaaggcatgggagacgtcaccggactgtacgtgtgttgaacgcggaggtgccgtcctttcgatactaggatctccggtgatttgaatcacgacgagtacgactccatcaaccccgttctcttgaacgcttccgcttagcgatctacaagggtatgtagatgcactctccttcccctcgttgctagattactccatagattgatcttggtgatgcgtagaaaattttgaatttctgctacgttccccaacagtggcatcatgagctaggtctatgcatagtttctatgcatgagtagaacacaaagtagttatgggcgttgattttgttcaatatgcttgccgttactagtcttatcttgattcggcggcatcgtgggatgaagcggcccggaccaaccttacacgtatgcttacgtgagaccggttccaccgactgacatgcactagttgcattaggtggctggcgggtgtctgtctctcccactttagtcggatcggattcgatgaaaagggtccttatgaagggtaaatagcaattggcatatcacgttgtggttttgcgtaggtaagaaacgttcttgctagaaacccatagcagccacgtaaaacatgcaaacaacaattagaggacgtctaacttgtttttgcagggtatgctatgtgatgtgatatggccaaaaggatgtgatgaatgatatatgtgatgtatgagattgatcatgttcttgtaataggaatcacgacttgcatgtcgattagtatgacaaccggcaggagccataggagttgtcttaatttatttatgacctgcgtgtcaacataaacgtcatgtaattactttactttattgctaaccagtagccatagtagtagaagtaatagttggtgaggcaacttcatggagacacgatgatggagatcatgatgatggagatcatggtgtcatgccggtgacgatgatgatcatggagccccgaagatggagatcaaaaggagcaatatgatattggccatatcatgtcactatttgattgcatatgatgtttatcatgtttttgcatcttattttcttagaacgacggtagtaaataagatgatccttcattaaaatttcaagaaagtgttccccctaactgtgcaccgttgcgacagttcgttgtttcgaagcaccacgtgatgatcgggtgttagattcttacgttcacatacaacgggtgtaagacagatttacacatgcaaacacttaggttgacttgacgagcctagcatgtgtatagacatggcctcggaacacagaagaccgaaaggtcgagcatgagtcgtatggtagatacgatcaacatgaagatgttcaccgatgttgactagtccgtctcacgtgatgatcggacacggcctagttgactcggatcatgtaatcacttagatgactagagggatgtctatctgagtgggagttcataagatgaacttaattatcctgaacatagtcaaaaggtcttcacaaattatgtcgtagctcgcgcttcagttctactgtttagttatgttcctagagaatatttagttgaaagttgatagtagcaattgtgacgccccgatttaatcgtacactaatcatacacgcaaacgtgtacgatcaagatcagggactcacggaaagatatcacaacacaactctacaaataaaataagtcatacaagcatcatattacaagccaggggcctcgagggctcgaatacaagagctcgatcatagacgagtcagcggaagcaacaatatctgagtacagacataagttaaacaagttttccttaagaaggctagcacaaactgggatacagatcgaaagaggcgcaggcctcctgcctgggatcctcctaactactcctggtcgtcgtcagcgggcatcacgtagtagtaggcacctccggtgtagtaggagtcgtcgtcgaaggtggcgtctggctcctgggctccaacatctggttgcgacaaccaggtagaagggataggggaaaagagggagaaagcaaccgtgagtactcatccaaagtactcgcaagcaaggagctacactacatatgcatgggtatcaaatggaataagggtatcatatgtggactgaactgcagaatgccagaataagagggggataactaatcctttcgaagactacgcttctggcagcctccgtcttgcggcatgtagaagagagtagactgaagtcctccaagtagcatcgcatagcataatcctaaccgatgatcctcccctcgtcgccctgtgagagagcgatcaccggttgtatctggcacttggaagggtgtgttttattaagtatccggttctagttgtcataaggtcaaggtacaactccaagtcgaaTAGATagaacttccctgcaggggtgcaccacataacccaacacgctcgatcccatttggccggacacactttcctgggtcatgcccggcctcggaagatcaacacgtcgcagccccatctaggcacaacagagaggtcagcacgccggtctaaatcctaagcgcccaggggtctgggcccatcgcccttagcacacctgcacgttgcgtgggcggccggaagcagacctagcctagtaggcgttccagtccaatccagcgcgcgccgctccgttgctgacgtcacgaaggcttcggctgataccacgacgtcgagtgcccataactgtcccccgcgtagatggttagtgcgtataggccagtagccagactcagatcaaataccaagatctcgttaaacgtgttaagtatctgcgaacaccgaccagggccaggcccacctctctcctaggtggtctcaacctgccctatcgctccgcctcaaagtaacagtcgggggccgtcgggaacccaggcccacctctaccgggatggagccacctgccccttccgTCCCTAACTCcaaacagtaccacaggtaatgtaactgtgtaaagtatatagtatatgcccatgatcacctcccgaagtgatcacggcccagtagtatagcatggcagacggacaagagtgtaaggccactgatggaacactagcatcctatactaagcagtaggatagcaggtaatggtatcaacagtagtagcaggacaggctatgcatcaggataggaataacggaaagcagtaacatgctacactactctaatgcaagcaatatagagaagagtaggcgatatttggtgatcaaaggggggggggcttgcctggttgctctggcaagagagagggctcgtcaacaccatagtcgtactgggtagcagcgggtcggtctcggtgtctagcgagagaagagggggaagaaacaataaatataatgcaaacatatgcatagtgatgcatgacatgacaagtatcggcgttagaggtgccctaacgcggtagtaggtgataccggtgaagggggatgacatccgggaaagtatccccggtgtttcgtgttttcaggcagaggagccggaggggggaaagttgcgtgttcgctatcctagggatgcgtggcggatgaacggggtgtgtatccagattcgtctcgtcgttctaagcaactttcatatataaaactttttcatccgagttacggtttgtTTACTATTAATTTTctaagttttaaacattttctagAATTTCTGAATTTACTTTAATTCGAATTAATAAACAGATAAATTGCTATCGGTACACAGGAGTGTACCCATCAACATGTGCATGTGTATGAGATGTGGGGCCCTATTGACTGCCAAGTCAGCAGTCAACAGTCAAAGATGAGAGGGTTGACTGGTCCAACTGACATaatggcccacatgtcattgaaaGGTGTGATCATCTATCCACAGAAATAGTAAAGGGGcggtcccacctgtcataggGACATTTCGCTTTAAACAGATTAGTTAGTAGATGGGGCCCGTTTGTCATAGTCTCAGTTAATTATACATGGTTAATTTGTTTTAACTAAacgattaggttaatctaatccagattaattaagttaattaattcttaaattaattaattaattaatattttaattattatattttttgttattctttttctttctttttttaacGTTCTCGTGGTGGGGGCCCCATGTCAGTGGCCCAAAGGCCATATCGGTTCGGGCCAAGGGGCGCCAGGAGCCGGCGCCTGCCCGTAGGGAGCACGACAGGGCGAAGCCAGTGGTCGGGATGGCCTGCAGGCGGCGCGCGCGGTCCCGGGTGGAGAGGGACTGGCCTTGGCCAAGCCAGATGGGCGCGGCCCCGGTGCGCTGGTCGCGGCGATGGCGGGGTCCAGCAGGGAGGCGAGCGGGGCATGTGCGGGAGGGGGTAGGAGTGGCGCGGTACGCGCGCGCGAGCGATGCGCGGtgggggagagggggggggggggggggggggacggcCGCGACGGCGGAGGTGGCTCCGGCAGGGAGCAACAGCAGGCAAGGGGCGGGGCCGCAGAGTGAGGACGGCGAGCGCGGGAAGCGGGGCCGTAGGCGGAGCGAGGGTGCGCGCGAAGTGGCACGGGCCGGATGGAGCGCCGCACGCGGCTAGGGCGCGACCCGGCCACGGTGAGCGCGTGAGACAGAGGAGGGGAGGAGTCGGGGCTCACTGCGGGATGCAGGGATCGGGGCAGGGGGCGCGGGGAGGAGACGGAGACGACAACGACGTGGTGATGAGGTGCaggccggcgaggaggaggaggaggcaggcctGCGAGGACGTCCGGCGAGGTCGTCCTCCAGGGGGTGGCGATGCGGGCTCGAGGAGGTGGAAGGGCGCCGGTGGTGCGGTCGGAGTGGTGGCACGCGACGACGTCGGGGACAGTGAagcgacggcgtggtggtggcgATGGGCGTCGGGGTCACCGGGATCGGGGGGGCGagcgccccgatccagatcgggtcCTCGGGTGGGGGAAGAGAACGAGGGGAGAGTGGGGAGAGCGATGGGGTCGTGCGCCCTCTCCTGTGACGGCGCTGGAGGGAAAGGGTGGGATCGTGGGGGGAAGTGGGGTGGGGCTCTAGGGTTTTCGGGGCAAGGGGTGGGGGTTAATGGGGaggccggctgggccggcctggcggcCCATAGGCCAGCTGGGCCATGGTCCAGCGGGGGGGGAAGGGAGTTTCTTctatttctttttttttgttctttgttagttttgttttctggttttatattttcttttcttttttttatttgtagtttcttttatttttagttttataGAAAGTACCACTAGTGCCTAAATTTGTATTTATCAACAAACTACTGTGAGATTAATTCTTAACCCATAATAAAATAGTTTTAGCATTTTATAAATTCAATAGGCATTTGTTTAATTGTTTTCACTACTGTTTTAATTGTTTTAGAGCCTTTAAACATTTTATCAAagtttggtttctccaccataattacttacgatttatttgacacaacccgaacattttagttttgctATTTGAAAATTTTACTATTTGCCTATATTTCGAATTTGACTTTGAATCgttttcgaactaacgcgagattagcaatagtaatcgaggtgacatggcatcactagcagaggtttactgtagcttgattatccgggcgtcacaattctcctccactacaagaaatctcgtcccgagatttaagaggtagcgAAAGGGGGGAAGGTTTGGTAACGAATCTAGCGGGTCTTCTCATCCTGGCTTGCTCTTCTCAAAGAGGTTGACCCcttacattgatgtcttcatttctttgcttcaggtcatcatggtgaagtcgtccttttcttcgggaactccaacATACTtactgtgacgcccggataattaggctacagtaatcctaCGTTAACGATGCCATGTCATTTTGATTACTGTTagtaatctcgcgttagttcgaaaccgattcaaattcaaaatcaaaatcaagcaaacaataaaagtttatcaaataataaaactaaaatgttcaataaaTAGTAGATAAATCAGAGGCTATGATAAAATTGTAAACAACATTATTGAAATTTGATAAGTGACTTAAACAACCTCAAACAGTGGCTGAAAACATTATTTACTAACCTTTTTATTaataaaaaataaatatgaaatgaTAATTACCCCAAACTAGTTTTTGGTGGTAGGATATATTGTGTTGTGAATTGTGGGCCAACTCTCATATTTTACAAAACTTATTTGGTGCCCAAACAATTAGCTAAAACATaaaagaaatataaaaacagaaagcaaaagaaaaacaaagaaaagccCCCTGGCCCAACTGGGCTTTAGCCCAGTCGACCGGCCCACCGACGCCGGCCCACCCCACTCCCCTTATCCCCCTCACCGAAACCCTAGCCCGATCCCACTCCCCACTCCCCCCCACTCCCCACGCCTCCCTCTCGATCccatctggatcggggaggggcCCCAACCACGACGCCGCCCGGATCGATCCCGGCGCCACTCACCACCCtgccgccctcgtcgccggtgGCTCGGTCGCTGGCCCCCGCCCTCGTCCTCGCGCCCCGTCCCCTCTCCCTCGACGGCGCCCCTCGCTGCGACGGCCGCGACCGTGCCCTCGACGCCCGACGCCGCCTCGACCACGCCTCCCCGCCCGAaccgccacctcgccggagctGCCCCGCCGTCCTCTCCGTCGCGGCCTCAACtcctccccgagcccactgccCTTGACCCCACGATCGCCGGTGAGGCCCCGGGCCTCTCCTCTCCCCTATCCCCGTATGCACGCGCACGCGCCTCgcttcctccctctccctcgctgCTCGCGCTCCTCGCCACAAGCCCCCGCGCGCGCTCACCGCATCGACCGCGCGCCCCGGCCGGACCGCCCGCGCCACTGCCTTCCCTCTCCCCGGACTCTGCTGCCGCGCCCGCTGTCACACCCCCGCGCCCGCTGGCCGCGTCAGGCGCCCCCCCAGCGCCTCGCGTCCCGGTCCTCCTCCTCCCCGTGCCCGCGCGCCGCGCTCGCCCGCGGCTCTGCTGCATCTGCTTCTGCCGCCGCACGAGCTCCCGCTCACGGCCACCATGGCCCTTGCCGCCCCCAGCCGCGCCTGTACCCCTCCTCGACGCCGTTCAAGCCGCCCCGGTCGCCGCCGTCGCGCGCCTGGCCCCAGGCCGCGCCGCACCCGTGCCCCCT
Coding sequences within it:
- the LOC125507045 gene encoding uncharacterized protein LOC125507045, whose product is MPAAAAPAPPAPSLDARTGGRVLRRAAAHLLHPASLPPLLLAALLLLLFRSALFAGTLRLSSFADRDPALRSLLLRLSPPAQPSPPAPQHHLPRRRSPFTSTSSSLSDDDFLVGPFDPVSSAPSSRRNASYHNIFFTSFSTPKPYPVPLSQLLPSSASPFLLAIHNETSSPKPASPGGGELRLLDLTRHDAAAIINLLALLSSAHVLAILGYITVHSIALGTVFASVAGRHLPERRRGFFLSGAAMGARRLTGFAFLRWATRDAVVQMLCLWFFADVHDQAQLFRLFVVAKLMPFSASANPWLAAAISGPELDGFFIAWALLDAVVSVLFTVVPWVVAMDRDPRPPGRNAVKEGCYLVSLMATDATLIKCWETVVCGSMGRLIMVTFGGKVLGGFLHSFAEVYFMVVWLMFYFAARCKESRLGGRQFGLEDVAAALN